In Planctomycetota bacterium, the DNA window CGTCGCCCAATCCGCGGCCGTGCTCGACCTGGTCGATGATGCGGTCCATCAGCGCCCGCTGGCCGCCCGAGCGCCGCTGCCGCGCGATCAGCCGCAGCGCCTGCACGAGCGGCAGGCCCGCATCGAGGCCGGTCGCCAGCTCGCGGACCATCGAGGCCCGCTGCGCACCGCTGAATCGGCCGCCGAGCGAGAAGCTCGCGGCCTGGCCCGGCGACGCCATCGCCTCGGCGCTCGAACCGGGCGCGCTCGTGCCTTCGAGCGACTCGACGGCCAGCGGCGTCAGGCCCCGGCGGCTGATCTCCCGGATCGCCGCCGCCCGCGAGGGCGCATCGACGACCGAGGCATCGCCCCCGCCGGCGGTCTGCACGCGGAAGCTGGGCATCAGCGGGCCCCATCCGCGGCCGGACCATCGCCGGCGGACTCCGAGACGGCGTCCTGCGTGGCGCGGAGCACCTCGCCGACGGTGGTCAGGCCCCGCGCCGCCTTGCGGAGGCCGTCCTGCCGCATCGTGATGTGGTCGGCCGATGCGGTCCGGAGCAACTGCTGGGCGTTCATCCGCTCGGTGATGGCCGCCCGCATCGCCCGCGTGACGGTGAGCACCTCGTAGAAGCCGATGCGGCCCTGGAACAGGTCGGGGCCGGCGTCGTGCGAATCGATCGGCTGGCCCGTTGCATCCGCGAAGAGCGCCCGCTCGTCGGGCGTCAGCCGCTGCCACTCGCTCTCGAGCGGCTCGTGGGGAAGCGCGTACTTGGGCGCCAGGCGCCGGCCGAGCCGCTGGGCGATCGCCGCCTCCAGCACGCTGGCGAGCAGGAAGGGCTCGATGCCCATGTCCAGCATCCGCCCCACCGCGCTCGCGGCATCGTTGGTGTGCAGCGTCGAGAGGATCAGGTGGCCGGTCATCGCCGCCCGCACCGAGATCTCGGCGGTCTCGCCGTCGCGGATCTCGCCGACCATGATCACGTCGGGGTCCTGCCGCAGGATCGACCGCAGTCCCGACGCGAAGCTCAGCCCACGCTTGGGATTCACCGGGATCTGGTTGACGCCCTCCAGCTCGTACTCGACGGGATCCTCGATCGTGATGATCTTCTTGCGGGGGTCGTACAGCTTGCTGAGCGCGGCATAGAGCGTCGTGGTCTTGCCCGAACCAGTCGGCCCGGTGACCAGCACCATGCCGTGCGGGATGGCGATCAGCCGATCGACCTCGCCGCGGTCCTCCTCGCGCATGCCGAGCGTCTCGAGGTCGAGACGCAGGCTCTGCTTGTCGAGCACGCGCATGACGATCGACTCGCCGTAGATCGTCGGCGCCGTCGACACGCGGATGTCGATCTTGCGGCCGTCGAACCGCAGCGTGATGTGGCCGTCCTGCGGCGCGTACCGCTCGGCGATGTTCATGCCGGCCATGATCTTCACGCGGCTCGTGATAGCCGGCTGCAAACGCTTGGGCGGCGAGTCCTGCTCGACGAGTACCCCGTCGATGCGGTACTTGACCTTGAGGTCCCGCTCG includes these proteins:
- a CDS encoding GspE/PulE family protein — translated: MAGETRAAAPANGQPPARGDAASGASGSPVANGAAGAPPDPPAMLTEPPSVEPSIARLLSGDDVARLHAAPVGERQGRLVLAMLDPSDWASADEASMLAGRPVAPVAIAEPAFRALVQREYGTTAAAMAANLGQAGDDDEMLANLESIEAEDLHRMAEQPSLINLVNLVILEAIRLRASDVHVEPFERDLKVKYRIDGVLVEQDSPPKRLQPAITSRVKIMAGMNIAERYAPQDGHITLRFDGRKIDIRVSTAPTIYGESIVMRVLDKQSLRLDLETLGMREEDRGEVDRLIAIPHGMVLVTGPTGSGKTTTLYAALSKLYDPRKKIITIEDPVEYELEGVNQIPVNPKRGLSFASGLRSILRQDPDVIMVGEIRDGETAEISVRAAMTGHLILSTLHTNDAASAVGRMLDMGIEPFLLASVLEAAIAQRLGRRLAPKYALPHEPLESEWQRLTPDERALFADATGQPIDSHDAGPDLFQGRIGFYEVLTVTRAMRAAITERMNAQQLLRTASADHITMRQDGLRKAARGLTTVGEVLRATQDAVSESAGDGPAADGAR